One part of the Cellvibrionales bacterium genome encodes these proteins:
- a CDS encoding polyprenyl synthetase family protein: MLSFHQAVAEDFAAVNALIIEQLHSRVALVENIGHYIVDAGGKRLRPLLVLLAARSLGYNGKQHVDMAAVIEFIHTATLLHDDVVDVSALRRGRATANAEWGNAPSVLVGDFLYSRAFQMLVALGDMQIMQIMADTTNTIAEGEVLQLVNAGDITTNEERYRRVIACKTAQLFEAAAQCGAIIAGADTDTQKEFAQYGHHLGMAFQLIDDVLDYTGDSAEMGKNIGDDLSEGKLTLPLIYTLQFGETADAQCIRDAITHKNTEQLPRIIQIVQNNGALQYAEQAALREVESALGCLNTLPASRYRDELTALAHFAIKRRT; encoded by the coding sequence GTGCTCTCCTTTCATCAAGCCGTCGCAGAAGATTTTGCCGCCGTAAATGCGCTGATTATTGAACAGCTGCATTCGCGTGTTGCCTTGGTGGAAAACATCGGCCACTACATTGTGGATGCAGGCGGCAAACGCTTGCGACCGCTGCTCGTTCTCCTTGCTGCGCGCAGCCTCGGCTACAACGGCAAACAGCATGTGGATATGGCGGCTGTTATCGAATTTATTCACACCGCCACGCTATTGCATGACGATGTGGTGGATGTCTCTGCGCTGCGCCGCGGACGCGCCACCGCCAATGCAGAATGGGGCAACGCACCCAGCGTGCTGGTGGGCGATTTTCTCTACTCGCGCGCGTTTCAAATGCTGGTGGCGCTCGGCGATATGCAGATCATGCAAATCATGGCCGACACCACCAACACCATCGCCGAAGGCGAAGTATTGCAACTGGTCAACGCCGGCGACATCACCACCAATGAAGAACGCTATCGCCGTGTCATTGCCTGCAAAACCGCGCAATTATTTGAAGCGGCGGCGCAATGTGGCGCGATCATTGCTGGCGCCGACACCGACACACAAAAAGAATTTGCGCAGTACGGTCATCACCTAGGCATGGCTTTTCAACTCATTGACGATGTGCTGGATTACACCGGCGACAGCGCAGAAATGGGCAAAAATATTGGCGATGATTTGTCGGAAGGCAAACTCACCCTACCACTCATTTACACGCTGCAATTTGGCGAAACCGCTGATGCACAATGTATCCGCGATGCCATCACGCACAAAAACACGGAACAGCTGCCGCGCATTATTCAAATCGTGCAAAACAACGGCGCGCTACAGTACGCCGAACAAGCCGCGCTGCGCGAAGTGGAATCCGCACTCGGCTGTTTGAACACGCTGCCAGCATCTCGCTACCGCGACGAACTGACCGCACTGGCACATTTCGCCATCAAGCGCCGCACATGA
- the ruvB gene encoding Holliday junction branch migration DNA helicase RuvB, translated as MIEIDQFPEARQLVSPVEQEREDHQDRAIRPRRLADYVGQPQVREQMEIFIQAARQRSAPLDHTLIFGPPGLGKTTLANIIAAEMGVALKTTSGPVLEKAGDLAALMTSLEPGDVLFIDEIHRLSPVVEEILYPAMEDYQLDIMIGEGPAARSIKLDLPPFTLVGATTRAGLLTSPLRDRFGIVQRLEFYNTDDLTSIVARSAHLLSMQMEAGGAAEIARRARGTPRIANRLLRRVRDVADVKNNGNVSADIADIALKMLGVDHLGCDAMDRRLLLAIIEKFDGGPVGVESLASAIGEERDTIEEVLEPYLIQQGYLHRTPRGRLATKLAYTHLGIAPPQRGEP; from the coding sequence ATGATCGAAATAGACCAGTTTCCCGAGGCGCGCCAACTGGTGTCGCCCGTCGAGCAGGAGCGCGAGGATCATCAGGATCGCGCCATCCGTCCGCGCCGTTTGGCGGATTATGTCGGCCAGCCGCAAGTGCGCGAGCAGATGGAAATTTTTATTCAGGCCGCCCGCCAGCGCAGTGCGCCTTTGGATCACACACTGATTTTTGGCCCTCCGGGGCTGGGCAAAACCACGCTGGCCAACATCATCGCCGCTGAAATGGGCGTGGCGCTGAAAACGACTTCAGGGCCCGTGTTGGAAAAAGCGGGCGATTTAGCCGCTTTGATGACCAGCTTGGAGCCGGGCGATGTGCTGTTCATCGACGAAATTCATCGCTTGAGCCCTGTGGTGGAAGAAATTCTGTATCCCGCCATGGAAGACTACCAACTCGACATCATGATCGGTGAAGGCCCCGCCGCGCGCTCCATCAAGCTGGATTTGCCGCCGTTTACCCTCGTGGGCGCCACTACGCGCGCGGGTTTGCTGACTTCGCCGCTGCGCGACCGCTTTGGCATTGTGCAGCGCTTGGAGTTTTACAACACCGATGATTTGACTTCCATTGTCGCGCGTTCAGCCCACTTGCTCAGTATGCAAATGGAAGCCGGTGGCGCAGCAGAAATCGCTCGTCGTGCGCGCGGTACGCCGCGTATCGCCAACCGTTTGTTGCGTCGTGTGCGCGATGTGGCGGATGTAAAAAACAACGGCAATGTCAGCGCGGACATTGCTGATATCGCGTTGAAAATGTTGGGTGTGGATCACCTCGGTTGTGATGCCATGGATCGCCGCTTGCTGTTGGCTATTATCGAAAAATTTGATGGCGGCCCTGTGGGCGTAGAGAGCTTGGCTTCCGCAATTGGCGAGGAGCGCGACACGATTGAAGAAGTGTTGGAACCGTATTTAATCCAGCAGGGCTATTTGCATCGCACGCCGCGTGGACGCTTGGCGACCAAGCTGGCGTACACGCATTTGGGGATTGCACCACCGCAGCGGGGTGAGCCGTGA